One Monomorium pharaonis isolate MP-MQ-018 chromosome 4, ASM1337386v2, whole genome shotgun sequence DNA segment encodes these proteins:
- the LOC105839160 gene encoding adenylate kinase isoenzyme 6, with translation MLNMHRSAPNILITGTPGVGKSMMSRMLSQRTGLEWLDVSKLAIENECLDEYDEEYQCSVLDEDKLLDSMESLMSEGGKIVDYHSAEFFPERWFDIVFVLRTDNTILYDRLKERGYCGKKLEDNIDCEIFQTILEEARESYREEIVHELTSNTPEQLTDNVNRICQWLEQWKIDNQQT, from the exons ATGTTGAACATGCACAGAAGCgcacctaatattttaataacag GCACACCTGGCGTGGGCAAGAGTATGATGTCGCGTATGTTGTCACAGAGAACTGGACTGGAATGGCTTGATGTCAGTAAACTAGCTATCGAGAATGAGTGTCTGGACGAATATGACGAGGAGTATCAATGCAGCGTGTTGGACGAGGATAAG TTATTGGACAGTATGGAGAGTCTTATGAGCGAAGGAGGAAAAATTGTTGACTATCACAGTGCAGAGTTTTTTCCTGAAAGATGGTTTGACATTGTATTCGTGCTCAGAACGGACAACACTATCTTGTATGATCGTCTCAAGGAAAGAGGCTACTGTGGGAAGAAACTGGAGGACAATATAGATTGcgaaatttttcaaactatTCTTGAAGAAGCGAGAGAATCCTACAGGGAAGAAATAGTACATGAGCTAACAAGTAATACTCCAGAACAACTGACAGATAATGTAAATAGAATATGTCAGTGGCTGGAACAGTGGAAAATAGATAATCAGCAAACTTGA
- the LOC105839172 gene encoding iron-sulfur cluster co-chaperone protein HscB, producing MFLLRVIRKSMTIKQQSKLYSYHASSRAASVHPTLPLGFLRFCSDSPPKCWNCDYVYKSDLFCSKCKMLQELPQNLNYFEILGIKRNYNVANEEIHKKYRELQKMLHPDKFGNKSEKERQISEKLSSLINKAYSTLTHPLKRGLYMLQLKGISIPEGTTSLNPDFLMEIMERNEEIENAIEDKDKVLKLAKESKELLDTLSKQVAEAFSKEDIETATKILIKMKYYDSVDNRLKKLKHDLGVVE from the exons ATGTTCTTGTTGAGGGTCATCAGAAAATCTATGACAATTAAGCAGCAGAGTAAATTGTATTCATATCACGCGTCATCAAGGGCTGCATCAGTTCATCCCACTCTACCTTTAGGCTTTCTGCGATTCTGCAGCGACAGTCCACCCAAGTGCTGGAATTGCGACTATGTGTACAAGTCCGATCTATTTTGCTCGAAGTGTAAAATGTTACAGGAATTGCCACAGAATCTGAACTATTTCGAAATTCTGGGGATCAAAAGAAATTACAACGTGGCAAATGAggaaatacacaaaaaatatagagaaCTGCAGAAAATGTTGCATCCCGATAAGTTTGGTAACAAATCCGAG AAAGAAAGGCAAATCTCAGAGAAGTTGTCGTCTCTAATAAATAAGGCTTACAGTACATTGACGCATCCATTAAAAAGAGGATTGTATATGTTGCAATTAAAAGGTATATCAATACCAGAAGGTACCACTAGCTTGAATCCAGACTTTCTTATGGAGATTATGGAACGTAATGAAGAGATAGAAAATGCGATAGAGGACAAAGATAAGGTCTTGAAACTGGCCAAAGAATCTAAGGAATTGCTCGATACATTGTCAaa gcAAGTGGCAGAGGCGTTCAGTAAAGAAGATATTGAAACAGCaacaaagattttaataaaaatgaaatattatgataGTGTAgataatagattaaaaaaactgaAGCATGATTTAGGCGtagtagaataa